The proteins below come from a single Serpentinimonas raichei genomic window:
- a CDS encoding creatininase family protein encodes MSTAPHLPRWADLCHTDFAALDPARTVALLPVAAIEQHGPHLPLSVDTDLVEGVLAAAAPHLGSGSGSGWPVYVLPTQAVGYSSEHQRFAGTLTLQPETVLRLWLELGESVARAGVRKLLLFNGHGGHHGLLEVAARELRGRCNLLVYGASWYNLPLLDAQGQDLLLRLSPEERRFGIHAGQLETALMLALRPQLVRMEQARHFRSSSEERAQRWPILGNGRSAKLGWQMQDYHPEGAVGNAAAADAALGHELLQAAGRSLAELLRELCQLPLTTLVQDNRAP; translated from the coding sequence ATGAGCACCGCCCCCCACCTGCCGCGCTGGGCCGACCTGTGCCACACCGACTTCGCCGCACTCGACCCAGCGCGCACGGTGGCGCTGCTGCCGGTGGCGGCGATCGAGCAGCACGGCCCCCATCTGCCGCTGTCGGTCGATACCGACCTGGTCGAAGGCGTGCTGGCGGCGGCGGCCCCGCACCTAGGGTCTGGGTCTGGGTCTGGCTGGCCAGTCTATGTGCTGCCGACGCAGGCGGTGGGCTACAGCAGCGAGCACCAGCGCTTTGCCGGCACCCTCACGCTGCAACCCGAGACCGTGCTGCGCCTGTGGCTGGAGCTGGGCGAATCGGTGGCGCGCGCCGGGGTGCGCAAGCTGCTGTTGTTCAACGGCCACGGCGGCCACCACGGCCTGCTGGAAGTGGCCGCCCGCGAGCTGCGCGGCCGCTGCAACTTGCTGGTCTATGGCGCCAGTTGGTACAACCTGCCCTTGCTCGACGCGCAGGGGCAGGACCTGCTGCTGCGCCTGAGCCCCGAGGAGCGCCGCTTTGGCATCCACGCCGGCCAGCTCGAAACGGCGCTGATGCTGGCGCTGCGCCCGCAGCTGGTGCGCATGGAGCAGGCGCGCCACTTCCGCTCCAGCTCCGAGGAGCGGGCGCAGCGCTGGCCGATTTTGGGCAACGGTCGCAGCGCCAAGCTGGGCTGGCAGATGCAAGACTACCACCCCGAGGGCGCGGTGGGCAACGCCGCCGCCGCCGACGCGGCGCTGGGGCACGAACTGTTGCAAGCCGCTGGGCGCTCGCTGGCCGAGCTGTTGCGCGAGCTGTGCCAGTTGCCACTCACAACCTTGGTGCAGGATAATCGGGCACCGTGA
- a CDS encoding energy transducer TonB, translated as MRSLGTLHLALAFSLLAHAAVLTVQLVHPQGLQRVWHDTPLDVILVNARAEQAPAQAQAIAQANLAGGGEADAGRATSPLPPAVVERSGDALQEQQRRMQDMQAQQNRLLAQLRQQVAAIAPLPAAPAPPDPQALAQEERRLALLQALAEIEQRINEQNARPRKRYLGPATREAVYAVYYDQLRRRIEDHGTANFPQLDGRKLYGELSMVITVNHNGQVLDTEVVQGSGLPALDSRAEAIVQSLSFGPFTQAMRRQTDQIVVVSRFRFSRDETLQTRVGSR; from the coding sequence TTGCGCTCCCTTGGCACCCTGCACCTGGCGCTGGCCTTCTCGCTGCTGGCGCACGCCGCCGTGCTCACGGTGCAACTGGTGCACCCGCAAGGCCTGCAACGGGTCTGGCACGACACGCCGCTCGACGTGATTTTGGTCAATGCGCGCGCCGAACAGGCGCCCGCGCAGGCGCAGGCCATCGCCCAAGCCAACTTGGCGGGTGGCGGCGAGGCCGATGCCGGGCGCGCCACCTCCCCGCTGCCGCCGGCCGTGGTCGAGCGCAGCGGCGACGCGCTGCAAGAGCAACAGCGCCGGATGCAGGACATGCAAGCCCAGCAAAACCGGCTGCTGGCGCAGTTGCGTCAGCAAGTGGCCGCCATCGCGCCCTTGCCCGCTGCGCCCGCGCCACCCGACCCGCAGGCGCTGGCGCAGGAAGAGCGCCGGCTGGCCTTGCTCCAGGCGCTGGCCGAAATCGAGCAGCGCATCAACGAACAAAATGCCCGCCCACGCAAACGCTACCTTGGCCCCGCCACGCGCGAGGCGGTCTATGCCGTTTATTACGACCAGTTGCGCCGCCGCATCGAAGACCACGGCACCGCCAACTTCCCGCAACTCGATGGGCGCAAGCTCTATGGCGAATTGAGCATGGTGATCACCGTCAACCACAATGGGCAGGTGCTCGACACCGAGGTGGTGCAAGGCTCGGGCCTGCCGGCGCTGGACAGCCGCGCCGAAGCGATCGTGCAGAGCCTCTCCTTTGGGCCCTTCACCCAAGCCATGCGGCGCCAGACCGACCAGATCGTGGTGGTGTCGCGCTTTCGTTTCAGCCGCGACGAGACGCTGCAAACCCGCGTCGGCAGCCGATGA
- the mtgA gene encoding monofunctional biosynthetic peptidoglycan transglycosylase — MRFLLRWLFWLLLAGLALQLFFLLRIASMVWIDPVSTTFQRSEAWRIMQVRDELRWAQQWVPYEAISPHLKRAVIASEDAAFATHFGVDWQALQSAWERNLRRQAVAEARGRNARLVGGSTITQQLAKNLLLSGERTLLRKGQELVLSKMLELLLSKERILEIYLNSVEWGEGIFGAEAAAQHYFRKPAARLSAHEAARLAVLLPAPKRFQRQFWSDFIDRRSATVLARMGDVQLP; from the coding sequence CTGCGCTTTCTGCTGCGCTGGCTGTTCTGGCTGCTGCTGGCCGGGCTGGCACTGCAACTGTTTTTTTTGCTGCGCATCGCTTCCATGGTGTGGATCGACCCGGTCAGCACCACCTTCCAGCGCTCGGAAGCGTGGCGCATCATGCAGGTGCGCGACGAGCTGCGTTGGGCGCAGCAGTGGGTGCCCTATGAGGCCATTTCGCCGCACCTCAAGCGCGCCGTGATCGCCTCCGAAGACGCCGCCTTCGCCACCCATTTTGGCGTTGATTGGCAGGCCCTGCAATCGGCTTGGGAGCGCAACCTGCGCCGCCAAGCCGTTGCTGAGGCGCGCGGCCGCAACGCCCGCTTGGTGGGCGGCTCGACCATCACGCAGCAACTGGCCAAAAACCTGCTGCTGTCGGGTGAGCGCACGCTGCTGCGCAAGGGCCAAGAACTGGTGCTGAGCAAAATGCTGGAGCTGCTGCTGAGCAAGGAGCGCATTTTGGAGATCTACCTCAACAGCGTGGAATGGGGCGAGGGCATCTTTGGCGCCGAAGCCGCCGCGCAGCACTACTTTCGCAAACCGGCGGCGCGCCTGAGCGCCCACGAGGCGGCGCGGCTGGCGGTGTTGCTGCCGGCGCCCAAGCGCTTTCAGCGCCAGTTTTGGTCCGACTTCATCGACCGGCGCAGCGCCACCGTGCTGGCGCGCATGGGCGATGTGCAGCTGCCCTAG
- the ruvC gene encoding crossover junction endodeoxyribonuclease RuvC, whose product MRILGIDPGLQATGFGVLDVHGPELCYVASGTIRTQSGPGNLLPQRLGLIFAGIQEVVQRYQPTVAACEIVFVNVNPQATLLLGQARGCCLTALVAAGLPVSEYTALQLKKAVVGHGKAAKAQVQEMVRRLLQLPGLPGPDAADALGLCITHAQVARTQAAIARVSPLQARPHAAYKGGRSY is encoded by the coding sequence ATGCGCATCCTTGGCATCGACCCCGGCTTGCAAGCCACCGGCTTTGGCGTGCTCGATGTGCACGGCCCCGAGCTGTGCTATGTGGCCAGCGGCACCATCCGCACCCAAAGCGGCCCGGGCAACCTGCTGCCGCAGCGGCTGGGGCTGATCTTTGCCGGCATCCAGGAGGTGGTGCAGCGCTACCAGCCCACGGTGGCGGCGTGCGAGATCGTGTTCGTCAACGTCAACCCGCAGGCCACGCTGCTGCTGGGGCAGGCGCGCGGCTGCTGCCTGACGGCGCTGGTCGCGGCCGGCCTGCCGGTGAGCGAGTACACCGCCTTGCAGTTGAAAAAAGCCGTGGTCGGGCACGGCAAGGCGGCCAAGGCGCAGGTGCAAGAAATGGTGCGCCGCCTGCTGCAACTGCCCGGCCTGCCCGGGCCCGACGCCGCCGACGCGCTCGGGCTGTGCATCACGCACGCCCAAGTGGCGCGCACGCAAGCCGCCATTGCGCGTGTCAGCCCCTTGCAGGCACGCCCGCACGCCGCCTACAAGGGCGGGCGCAGCTACTGA
- the lpxC gene encoding UDP-3-O-acyl-N-acetylglucosamine deacetylase has product MTVQRTLKTLTRAVGVGLHSGERVELTLRPAAPDTGIVFRRIDLNEPVTIPARATSVSDTRRASTLSLGGVKVSTVEHLMSACCGLGIDNLLVDITAEEVPILDGSAASFVYLLQSAGIVAQAAPRRFLRVRHPVEVRQGEGRHLKWARLEPYHGYKLRFEIEFEHPAVNASAQQVEFELGRDPYAREIARARTFGFSRDVEALRGQGLALGGGLDNAIVMDDVKVLNADGLRFADEFVKHKILDAMGDLYLVGQPMLAAYSAYRSGHELNNRLLRELLAQPKAFEVITFDHEAQAPAGLGRLAAAW; this is encoded by the coding sequence ATGACCGTACAACGCACCCTCAAAACCCTGACCCGTGCCGTGGGCGTTGGCCTGCACAGCGGCGAGCGCGTCGAACTGACGCTGCGCCCGGCGGCGCCCGATACCGGCATCGTGTTTAGGCGCATCGATCTCAACGAGCCGGTCACCATCCCGGCGCGCGCCACCTCGGTCAGCGACACCCGGCGCGCCTCCACGCTCTCCCTTGGCGGCGTCAAGGTGAGCACGGTCGAGCACCTGATGAGCGCCTGCTGCGGCCTAGGGATCGACAACCTGCTGGTGGACATCACGGCCGAAGAGGTGCCCATCCTCGACGGTTCGGCGGCTTCCTTCGTTTACCTGCTGCAAAGCGCGGGCATCGTGGCGCAGGCCGCGCCGCGGCGCTTTTTGCGCGTGCGCCACCCGGTCGAGGTGCGCCAGGGCGAGGGCCGGCACCTCAAGTGGGCCCGGCTGGAGCCCTACCACGGCTACAAACTGCGCTTCGAAATCGAATTCGAGCACCCGGCCGTCAACGCCAGCGCGCAGCAAGTCGAGTTCGAGCTGGGGCGCGACCCCTATGCGCGCGAAATCGCGCGCGCCCGCACCTTTGGTTTTTCGCGCGACGTCGAGGCGCTGCGCGGCCAAGGGCTGGCGCTTGGCGGCGGGCTCGACAACGCCATCGTCATGGACGACGTCAAAGTGCTCAACGCCGACGGGCTGCGCTTTGCCGACGAGTTCGTCAAGCACAAAATTCTCGACGCCATGGGCGATCTGTACCTGGTGGGGCAGCCCATGCTGGCCGCCTACAGCGCCTACCGCAGCGGGCACGAGCTCAACAACCGCCTGTTGCGCGAGTTGCTGGCGCAGCCCAAGGCGTTTGAGGTGATCACGTTCGACCACGAGGCGCAAGCGCCGGCGGGTCTGGGCCGTTTGGCGGCGGCCTGGTAG
- the ftsZ gene encoding cell division protein FtsZ, producing MSIEMIEVEEFNRGTQIKVIGVGGGGSNAVEHMIRCRVQGVEFICANTDAQALSKTAAHRVIQLGQTGLGAGSKPDKGRTAAEQAEATIREAIEGAHMLFITAGLGGGTGTGAAPIIAKIAKEMGVLTVGVVTKPFDWEGDRRMKNADTGLAELEGHVDSLIVVLNDKLQEVLGDDVTQDEAFAEANDVLKNAVGGIAEIINVEALVNVDFEDVRTVMSEPGKAMMGTAVVSGPDRARIAAEQAVACPLLEGVDMKGAKGVLVLISAAKGSLKLNESKLAMNTIRAFAAGDANVIYGTAYDDALGDAIRVTVVATGLNRVGARQPLSVVPSPARSLRTGTDDVPFIPTLTTPVGSSSGGNGVRSTVFTRAGNAEVPKVWQRPHDRSSAAARVEALSLGGMDDHEIPAFLRRQAD from the coding sequence ATGAGCATTGAAATGATCGAAGTCGAAGAGTTCAACCGCGGCACCCAGATCAAGGTGATCGGCGTCGGCGGCGGCGGCAGCAATGCGGTCGAACACATGATCCGCTGCCGGGTGCAGGGGGTGGAGTTCATCTGCGCCAACACCGACGCGCAGGCGCTGAGCAAAACCGCCGCGCACCGCGTGATCCAGCTCGGCCAAACCGGCCTAGGGGCGGGCAGCAAGCCCGACAAGGGGCGTACGGCGGCCGAACAGGCCGAGGCCACCATCCGCGAAGCCATCGAAGGCGCGCACATGCTGTTCATCACCGCCGGCCTGGGCGGCGGCACCGGCACCGGGGCGGCGCCGATCATCGCCAAGATCGCCAAAGAGATGGGCGTGCTCACGGTCGGCGTGGTCACCAAGCCCTTTGACTGGGAGGGCGATCGGCGCATGAAAAACGCCGACACCGGGCTGGCCGAGCTCGAAGGGCACGTGGACTCGCTGATCGTGGTGCTCAACGACAAGCTGCAAGAGGTGCTGGGCGACGACGTGACGCAAGACGAGGCCTTTGCCGAAGCCAACGACGTGCTCAAAAACGCCGTCGGCGGCATCGCCGAGATCATCAACGTGGAAGCGCTGGTGAACGTGGACTTCGAGGACGTGCGCACCGTCATGAGCGAGCCCGGCAAAGCCATGATGGGCACCGCCGTGGTCAGCGGGCCCGACCGCGCCCGCATCGCCGCCGAGCAGGCCGTGGCCTGCCCGCTGCTCGAAGGGGTGGACATGAAGGGTGCCAAGGGCGTGCTGGTGCTGATCAGCGCTGCCAAGGGCTCGCTCAAACTCAACGAGTCCAAGCTGGCCATGAACACCATTCGCGCCTTTGCCGCCGGCGACGCCAACGTGATCTACGGCACCGCCTACGACGATGCGCTGGGCGATGCCATCCGCGTCACCGTAGTGGCCACTGGCCTGAACCGCGTCGGCGCGCGCCAGCCGCTGAGCGTGGTCCCAAGCCCGGCCCGCAGCCTGCGCACCGGCACCGACGACGTGCCCTTCATCCCCACCCTGACCACGCCAGTGGGCTCCAGCAGCGGGGGCAATGGGGTGCGCAGCACGGTGTTCACGCGCGCGGGCAACGCCGAGGTGCCCAAGGTCTGGCAGCGCCCGCACGACCGCAGTTCGGCCGCCGCGCGCGTCGAGGCGCTTTCGCTGGGGGGCATGGACGACCACGAAATCCCGGCCTTTTTGCGCCGCCAGGCCGACTGA